A region from the Papaver somniferum cultivar HN1 unplaced genomic scaffold, ASM357369v1 unplaced-scaffold_125, whole genome shotgun sequence genome encodes:
- the LOC113331368 gene encoding putative F-box protein At1g33530 produces MENLSLDIVSAEIRSRLPIKSILQCRRVCKVWRSLFQEPKPGMLFTKFPSNFVGCTQLYYRELSSAPPRVSLIGDQQNFHTRVTKIGDINITVRYFSLVGSCDGLVCYKTYQPVLRGVYIDELRDVMYIFNPISGERVRLRKSAQVVNICSVTKSGIRVQVYTIGDGRGWREKEFTYDPYTLIGAGVYANGALHWLNIATKGDIVAFDLTDETFRTLPSPPCRILSSSFSSSYRNLYLGLSTKNKLHLASLGGNLCLCCINRGGRMDIWEFKKKKPMTMSLRSARNSFTWIKVFSKNWDLELFNWNCQLSLTEGEILLWQNGVFSCYDVKNTSAEKLWYVQGPQGEDVQAIPHSNSLVSLKGLGEELVGC; encoded by the exons ATGGAGAACTTGAGTTTAGATATAGTATCAGCTGAAATACGTTCTCGATTGCCTATCAAATCCATCTTGCAATGCAGAAGAGTATGCAAAGTCTGGAGAAGTCTCTTTCAGGAACCCAAGCCAGGTATGCTTTTCACAAAATTCCCGAGCAATTTCGTTGGTTGTACCCAACTTTACTATAGAGAACTATCTTCTGCTCCTCCGAGGGTTAGCTTGATTGGAGATCAACAGAATTTTCACACAAGGGTTACAAAGATAGGCGATATAAATATTACTGTTAGATATTTCAGTTTAGTTGGTTCTTGCGACGGTTTGGTGTGTTACAAAACTTATCAGCCTGTACTCCGTGGTGTGTATATCGATGAGCTACGTGATGTCATGTACATTTTCAATCCCATCAGTGGTGAACGTGTTCGGCTTCGTAAGTCGGCGCAG GTTGTTAACATTTGTTCCGTGACGAAATCCGGCATTCGGGTCCAAGTCTACACTATTGGTGATGGCCGCGGCTGGAGAGAAAAAGAATTTACGTATGATCCCTATACGTTAATAGGTGCTGGGGTTTATGCTAACGGGGCTCTTCACTGGTTAAATATAGCAACTAAAGGGGATATTGTAGCCTTTGATTTGACAGATGAAACGTTTCGAACTCTCCCATCACCACCTTGTCGTATTCTTTCCAGTTCCTTCTCCAGTTCCTATCGTAACCTTTATCTCGGGTTATCCACAAAAAATAAACTTCATCTCGCGTCGCTTGGAGGGAATCTGTGTCTTTGTTGCATAAATCGTGGTGGGCGGATGGATATATGGGAATTCAAGAAGAAGAAACCTATGACCATGTCTCTACGGAGTGCTCGTAACTCTTTCACTTGGATCAAGGTGTTCAGCAAAAATTGGGATTTAGAGCTTTTTAACTGGAATTGTCAACTGTCTTTAACAGAGGGTGAAATTTTGTTATGGCAGAATGGCGTTTTCTCTTGTTATGACGTTAAAAACACTTCTGCTGAGAAACTATGGTATGTTCAAGGTCCACAAGGGGAGGATGTGCAAGCAATTCCTCATAGTAATAGCCTTGTTTCGTTGAAAGGACTCGGAGAGGAGCTAGTTGGTTGTTAA
- the LOC113331369 gene encoding uncharacterized protein LOC113331369: MNMNEVFSYGNPFTWRNRRFKNPLELIFEKLDKGFMNDKWVTALPQTRFTNLGRVYSDHSPILVKCFYWERNVNIPYKFFKCWQLNPEFKDVLHNSWSKSVKGFPDFIVVSKLRNVKDELIKWNINSFGHIKTTIGRLNAELENLQALPYSPQIGGYILNYSKQLDY; this comes from the coding sequence ATGAATATGAATGAAGTGTTTTCATATGGTAATCCTTTCACTTGGCGTAATAGAAGATTCAAAAATCCTTTAGAATTAATTTTTGAAAAGCTGGATAAGGGTTTTATGAATGATAAATGGGTTACGGCTCTTCCTCAAACAAGGTTCACCAACTTAGGTAGAGTCTACTCTGATCATAGTCCTATCTTGGTTAAGTGTTTTTATTGGGAACGAAATGTAAACATTCCTTATAAGTTCTTCAAGTGTTGGCAGCTTAACCCTGAATTCAAAGATGTTCTTCATAATTCTTGGTCTAAAAGTGTGAAAGGTTTCCCTGATTTTATAGTGGTTAGTAAACTCAGAAATGTGAAGGATGAGTTGATCAAGTGGAACATTAATTCTTTTGGTCACATTAAAACTACGATAGGAAGACTAAATGCTGAATTAGAAAATCTTCAAGCTTTACCTTACTCCCCTCAGATTGGTGGTTATATCTTGAATTACTCTAAACAACTGGATTACTAG